Proteins found in one Phalacrocorax carbo chromosome 14, bPhaCar2.1, whole genome shotgun sequence genomic segment:
- the ACSS2 gene encoding acetyl-coenzyme A synthetase, cytoplasmic isoform X1, translated as MVLPQEQARLYRPRPELLPAAHVPSLPHYERLYQRSVEEPHEFWGDIAKEFYWKSQHAGPFLKYNFDVTKGKIFIEWMKGATTNICYNLLDRNVNEKKLGDKIAFYWEGNEPGDSAKITYSELLHKVCQFANVLRSQGVKKGDRISIYMPMIMELVVAMLACARIGAVHSVVFAGFSAASLCERILNCGCSVLITADAFYRGDKLIHLKQIADEAVQECKNKGSPLKKCIVVKHLGREEIAVDGTCSKSPPLKRLCQDVQEKKTESSQRLHPKTPWNPAVDMWWHELMSSASTECEPEWCDSEDELFILYTSGSTGKPKGVLHTVGGYMLFAATSFKYVFDYQPEDVYWCTADIGWITGHSYLTYGPLANGATSVLFEGVPTYPDVGRMWSIVDKYKVTKFYTAPTAIRLLMKHGEEPVKKHSRKSLKVLGSVGEPINPEAWLWYYRVVGEERCPIVDTFWQTETGGHMLTSLPAATPMKPGSATFPFFGVVPAILNESGEELEGEAEGYLVFKQPWPGIMRTLYGNHQQFETTYFKKFPGYYVTGDGCRRDKDGYYWITGRIDDMLNVSGHLLSTAEVESALLEHTAISEAAVVGHPHPLKGECLYCFVTLREGHEFTKNLMDELKKQVREKIGPIATPDYIQNAPSLPKTRSGKITRRILRKIAKNEQDLGDISTLANPGIIKHLFNSRCDTKE; from the exons ATGGTGCTGCCCCAGGAGCAGGCCCGGCTGTACCGGCCGCGGCCCGAGCTGCTGCCGGCGGCGCACGTCCCCTCGCTGCCCCACTATGAGCGCCTCTACCAGCGCTCCGTGGAGGAGCCGCACG AGTTTTGGGGTGACATTGCTAAAGAGTTTTACTGGAAGAGTCAGCACGCGGGACCCTTTCTAAAGTACAACTTCGATGTGACAAAGGGGAAGATCTTCATTGAGTGGATGAAAGGGGCGACCACCAACATCTGCTACAACCTCCTGGACAGAAACGTCAACGAGAAGAAACTTGGGGACAAAATTGCTTTTTACTG GGAAGGGAACGAACCTGGGGATTCTGCAAAAATCACGTACAGTGAGCTGTTGCACAAAGTCTGTCAGTTCGCCAATGTCCTCCGCAGCCAAG GTGTGAAAAAAGGAGACCGAATTTCCATCTACATGCCGATGATCATGGAGCTGGTTGTAGCCATGCTTGCCTGTGCCAGGATTGGAGCTGTGCACTCTGTTGTG TTTGCAGGTTTCTCAGCAGCCTCTCTCTGTGAGCGGATTCTCAACTGTGGTTGTTCTGTCCTCATCACGGCAG ATGCCTTTTATCGAGGGGACAAGCTGATCCACTTGAAGCAGATTGCAGATGAAGCTGTCCAGGAATGTAAAAACAA GGGCTCCCCTTTGAAAAAGTGCATCGTGGTGAAGCacctggggagggaagaaatagCAGTGGACGGGACATGCAGCAAGTCTCCTCCTCTCAAAAGGCTGTGCCAGGATGTACAG gaaaaaaagactgagagCTCACAGAGACTCCATCCCAAG ACCCCCTGGAACCCAGCCGTGGACATGTGGTGGCATGAGCTGATGAGCAGTGCCAGCACGGAATGTGAGCCCGAGTGGTGTGACTCGGAGGACGAACTCTTCATTCTCTACACAAGTGGCTCAACTGGGAAACCCAAG GGGGTGCTGCATACGGTGGGTGGATACATGCTTTTTGCTGCCACGTCATTTAAATATGTGTTTGATTACCAACCTGAGGATGTCTACTGGTGCACAGCTGACATTGGATGGATAACAGGCCATTCCTACCTCACTTACGGACCCTTGGCAAACGGGGCAACTAGCGTGTTA TTTGAAGGTGTACCCACCTACCCAGATGTCGGACGAATGTGGAGCATTGTTGACAAGTACAAGGTGACCAAGTTCTACACAGCACCCACGGCCATCCGGCTGCTGATGAAGCATGGGGAGGAGCCTGTCAAAAA GCACAGCAGGAAGTCTCTGAAGGTGCTGGGGAGCGTCGGTGAGCCCATCAACCCTGAAGCCTGGCTGTGGTACTACCGTGTGGTGGGAGAAGAGAGGTGTCCCATTGTGGACACATTCTGGCAGACAGAGACA GGTGGCCACATGCTGacatccctccctgctgccaccccgatgaagccaggctcagct ACGTTCCCCTTCTTCGGTGTGGTCCCTGCCATCTTGAACGAGTCGGGGGAAGAgctggaaggagaagcagaaggcTACCTG GTATTTAAGCAGCCCTGGCCAGGAATAATGCGCACACTGTATGGAAACCACCAGCAGTTTGAAACCACATACTTCAAGAAGTTCCCTGGGTACTACGTGACAGGCGACG GTTGCAGGAGAGATAAAGATGGTTATTACTGGATCACAGGGCGAATTGATGACATGTTGAATGTTTCTG GCCACTTGCTGAGCACCGCAGAGGTGGAGTCAGCCTTGCTTGAGCACACTGCCATCTCGGAGGCTGCAGTGGTTGGTCACCCACACCCCCTGAAAGGCGAGTGCCTCTACTGCTTTGTGACCCTGAGAGAAGGCCACGAGTTCACCAAGAACCTGATGGATGAGCTGAAAAAACAAG
- the ACSS2 gene encoding acetyl-coenzyme A synthetase, cytoplasmic isoform X2: protein MVLPQEQARLYRPRPELLPAAHVPSLPHYERLYQRSVEEPHEFWGDIAKEFYWKSQHAGPFLKYNFDVTKGKIFIEWMKGATTNICYNLLDRNVNEKKLGDKIAFYWEGNEPGDSAKITYSELLHKVCQFANVLRSQGVKKGDRISIYMPMIMELVVAMLACARIGAVHSVVFAGFSAASLCERILNCGCSVLITADAFYRGDKLIHLKQIADEAVQECKNKGSPLKKCIVVKHLGREEIAVDGTCSKSPPLKRLCQDVQTPWNPAVDMWWHELMSSASTECEPEWCDSEDELFILYTSGSTGKPKGVLHTVGGYMLFAATSFKYVFDYQPEDVYWCTADIGWITGHSYLTYGPLANGATSVLFEGVPTYPDVGRMWSIVDKYKVTKFYTAPTAIRLLMKHGEEPVKKHSRKSLKVLGSVGEPINPEAWLWYYRVVGEERCPIVDTFWQTETGGHMLTSLPAATPMKPGSATFPFFGVVPAILNESGEELEGEAEGYLVFKQPWPGIMRTLYGNHQQFETTYFKKFPGYYVTGDGCRRDKDGYYWITGRIDDMLNVSGHLLSTAEVESALLEHTAISEAAVVGHPHPLKGECLYCFVTLREGHEFTKNLMDELKKQVREKIGPIATPDYIQNAPSLPKTRSGKITRRILRKIAKNEQDLGDISTLANPGIIKHLFNSRCDTKE, encoded by the exons ATGGTGCTGCCCCAGGAGCAGGCCCGGCTGTACCGGCCGCGGCCCGAGCTGCTGCCGGCGGCGCACGTCCCCTCGCTGCCCCACTATGAGCGCCTCTACCAGCGCTCCGTGGAGGAGCCGCACG AGTTTTGGGGTGACATTGCTAAAGAGTTTTACTGGAAGAGTCAGCACGCGGGACCCTTTCTAAAGTACAACTTCGATGTGACAAAGGGGAAGATCTTCATTGAGTGGATGAAAGGGGCGACCACCAACATCTGCTACAACCTCCTGGACAGAAACGTCAACGAGAAGAAACTTGGGGACAAAATTGCTTTTTACTG GGAAGGGAACGAACCTGGGGATTCTGCAAAAATCACGTACAGTGAGCTGTTGCACAAAGTCTGTCAGTTCGCCAATGTCCTCCGCAGCCAAG GTGTGAAAAAAGGAGACCGAATTTCCATCTACATGCCGATGATCATGGAGCTGGTTGTAGCCATGCTTGCCTGTGCCAGGATTGGAGCTGTGCACTCTGTTGTG TTTGCAGGTTTCTCAGCAGCCTCTCTCTGTGAGCGGATTCTCAACTGTGGTTGTTCTGTCCTCATCACGGCAG ATGCCTTTTATCGAGGGGACAAGCTGATCCACTTGAAGCAGATTGCAGATGAAGCTGTCCAGGAATGTAAAAACAA GGGCTCCCCTTTGAAAAAGTGCATCGTGGTGAAGCacctggggagggaagaaatagCAGTGGACGGGACATGCAGCAAGTCTCCTCCTCTCAAAAGGCTGTGCCAGGATGTACAG ACCCCCTGGAACCCAGCCGTGGACATGTGGTGGCATGAGCTGATGAGCAGTGCCAGCACGGAATGTGAGCCCGAGTGGTGTGACTCGGAGGACGAACTCTTCATTCTCTACACAAGTGGCTCAACTGGGAAACCCAAG GGGGTGCTGCATACGGTGGGTGGATACATGCTTTTTGCTGCCACGTCATTTAAATATGTGTTTGATTACCAACCTGAGGATGTCTACTGGTGCACAGCTGACATTGGATGGATAACAGGCCATTCCTACCTCACTTACGGACCCTTGGCAAACGGGGCAACTAGCGTGTTA TTTGAAGGTGTACCCACCTACCCAGATGTCGGACGAATGTGGAGCATTGTTGACAAGTACAAGGTGACCAAGTTCTACACAGCACCCACGGCCATCCGGCTGCTGATGAAGCATGGGGAGGAGCCTGTCAAAAA GCACAGCAGGAAGTCTCTGAAGGTGCTGGGGAGCGTCGGTGAGCCCATCAACCCTGAAGCCTGGCTGTGGTACTACCGTGTGGTGGGAGAAGAGAGGTGTCCCATTGTGGACACATTCTGGCAGACAGAGACA GGTGGCCACATGCTGacatccctccctgctgccaccccgatgaagccaggctcagct ACGTTCCCCTTCTTCGGTGTGGTCCCTGCCATCTTGAACGAGTCGGGGGAAGAgctggaaggagaagcagaaggcTACCTG GTATTTAAGCAGCCCTGGCCAGGAATAATGCGCACACTGTATGGAAACCACCAGCAGTTTGAAACCACATACTTCAAGAAGTTCCCTGGGTACTACGTGACAGGCGACG GTTGCAGGAGAGATAAAGATGGTTATTACTGGATCACAGGGCGAATTGATGACATGTTGAATGTTTCTG GCCACTTGCTGAGCACCGCAGAGGTGGAGTCAGCCTTGCTTGAGCACACTGCCATCTCGGAGGCTGCAGTGGTTGGTCACCCACACCCCCTGAAAGGCGAGTGCCTCTACTGCTTTGTGACCCTGAGAGAAGGCCACGAGTTCACCAAGAACCTGATGGATGAGCTGAAAAAACAAG